From Segatella copri, the proteins below share one genomic window:
- the typA gene encoding translational GTPase TypA, which produces MQDIRNIAVIAHVDHGKTTLVDKMMLAGKLFRDGQDNSGEVLDSNDLERERGITILSKNVSINWKGTKINILDTPGHSDFGGEVERVLNMADGCLLLVDAFEGPMPQTRFVLQKALQLGLKPIVVVNKVDKPNCRPEEVYEMVFDLMCDLDATEDQLDFPVVYGSAKNGWMGEDYNHPTDNIDYLLDKIIEVIPAPKQLEGTPQLLITSLDYSSYTGRIAVGRVHRGTLKDGMNVTICHRDGTQEKTKIKELHTFEGMGHKKTDHVDSGDICAVIGLEKFEIGDTICDFENPEPLPPIAVDEPTMSMLFTINDSPFFGKEGKFCTSRHIQERLNKELEKNLALRVQPYEDSTDKWIVSGRGVLHLSVLIETMRREGYELQVGQPQVIYKEIDGVKCEPVEELTINVPEEFASKMIDMVTRRKGDMTSMLNMGERVDIEFDIPSRGIIGLRTNVLTASQGEAIMAHRFKEYQPYKGEISRRSNGSMIALETGTAFAYAIDKLQDRGKFFIDPGEEVYGGEVVGEHVHENDLVVNVTKAKQLTNVRASGSDDKARVIPKTVMSLEECLEYIREDEYVEVTPKNMRMRKIELDHLKRKRSNKD; this is translated from the coding sequence TCAAAGAATGTATCTATCAACTGGAAAGGTACTAAGATTAATATCCTCGATACTCCTGGACACTCTGACTTCGGTGGTGAGGTTGAGCGCGTGCTCAACATGGCAGACGGATGCCTCCTCCTCGTCGATGCTTTCGAGGGTCCAATGCCTCAGACCCGTTTCGTGCTCCAGAAGGCATTGCAGCTCGGACTGAAGCCTATCGTTGTTGTTAATAAGGTAGATAAGCCTAACTGTCGCCCTGAAGAGGTGTACGAGATGGTGTTCGACCTGATGTGCGACCTCGATGCTACAGAAGACCAGCTCGACTTCCCAGTAGTTTACGGTTCTGCCAAGAACGGCTGGATGGGCGAGGACTATAATCATCCAACAGACAATATCGATTATCTGCTCGATAAGATTATTGAGGTTATCCCAGCTCCTAAGCAGCTCGAGGGTACTCCACAGCTCCTTATCACATCTCTCGATTACAGCTCTTATACTGGTCGTATCGCCGTAGGTCGTGTTCACCGTGGTACATTGAAGGACGGCATGAACGTTACTATCTGCCACCGCGACGGTACCCAGGAGAAGACCAAGATTAAGGAACTCCACACCTTCGAGGGTATGGGCCACAAGAAGACCGATCATGTAGATTCTGGCGATATCTGTGCCGTTATCGGCTTGGAAAAGTTTGAGATTGGTGATACCATCTGCGACTTCGAGAATCCTGAGCCACTGCCTCCAATCGCTGTCGATGAGCCTACCATGAGCATGCTCTTCACCATCAACGATTCACCATTCTTCGGTAAGGAAGGCAAGTTCTGTACATCACGCCACATCCAGGAGCGCTTGAACAAGGAGCTCGAGAAAAACCTCGCTCTCCGCGTACAGCCTTACGAGGATTCTACCGATAAGTGGATTGTATCAGGCCGTGGTGTGCTCCATCTCTCTGTACTCATCGAGACCATGCGCCGCGAGGGCTATGAACTCCAGGTAGGTCAGCCTCAGGTTATCTATAAGGAGATTGACGGTGTGAAGTGCGAGCCTGTAGAGGAGTTGACCATCAACGTACCAGAGGAGTTTGCCTCTAAGATGATTGATATGGTAACCCGCCGCAAGGGTGATATGACCTCTATGCTGAACATGGGCGAGCGTGTAGACATCGAGTTCGATATCCCTTCACGTGGTATCATCGGTCTGCGTACCAACGTGCTTACCGCTTCTCAGGGCGAGGCTATCATGGCTCACCGCTTCAAGGAGTATCAGCCATACAAGGGTGAAATCAGCCGCCGCTCTAACGGTAGCATGATTGCGCTCGAAACCGGTACAGCCTTTGCTTACGCCATCGATAAGCTGCAGGATCGTGGTAAGTTCTTCATCGACCCGGGTGAGGAGGTTTACGGCGGCGAGGTTGTAGGTGAGCATGTTCACGAAAACGACCTGGTAGTGAACGTAACCAAGGCTAAGCAGCTTACCAACGTGCGTGCTTCCGGTTCTGACGATAAGGCCCGCGTCATTCCTAAGACCGTGATGAGTCTTGAGGAGTGCCTGGAGTATATCCGTGAGGACGAGTACGTAGAGGTAACTCCAAAGAACATGCGTATGCGCAAGATCGAGCTCGATCACCTGAAGCGCAAGCGCAGCAACAAAGACTAA
- a CDS encoding transporter: MGALGYLIFANVPFLVPIGDYCGPRLVSLMPVVLFSLLYVTFCKIEIKEMKPKAWHFILQLIRTSLALMMVVLIFEFGSDYSTKLVLEGAFICFICPTAAAVAVVTEKLGGSIGSLTTYTVIANIFTIIIIPSLFPMVEKGADVSFLMMSAMVFRNVTTVLVVPLLLALLSRRFLPKWVDKVKNVKDLGFYMWCFNLTILMGETVRNMLHAEVSGVTMLLLLFVPLLVCLLQFAIGKAVGRHFGASISAGQALGQKNTVVGIWLTLTFLNPLAAVAPGAYVVWQNLVNGWQLWYKEKYGKLKW, from the coding sequence ATGGGAGCATTGGGCTACCTGATATTCGCCAATGTGCCCTTCCTGGTGCCCATTGGCGATTATTGTGGTCCGAGGTTGGTAAGTCTGATGCCGGTGGTGCTGTTCTCCCTGCTCTATGTTACTTTCTGTAAGATAGAAATCAAGGAGATGAAGCCTAAGGCGTGGCATTTCATCCTCCAGCTCATCCGTACCTCGCTGGCATTGATGATGGTGGTGCTCATCTTTGAGTTCGGTTCAGATTACAGTACCAAACTGGTTCTCGAGGGTGCCTTCATCTGCTTCATCTGTCCTACGGCAGCCGCTGTGGCTGTGGTTACGGAGAAGTTGGGCGGCAGTATCGGTTCGCTGACCACCTATACGGTCATCGCCAACATTTTTACGATAATCATCATTCCGAGTCTTTTCCCGATGGTAGAGAAGGGGGCAGACGTATCGTTCCTCATGATGAGTGCGATGGTGTTCCGCAATGTCACTACCGTGCTGGTGGTGCCTCTGCTGCTTGCCTTGCTGAGCCGCCGGTTCCTGCCAAAATGGGTGGATAAGGTGAAGAATGTAAAGGATTTGGGTTTTTATATGTGGTGTTTCAACCTCACGATACTGATGGGCGAAACGGTTCGCAACATGCTCCATGCCGAGGTATCGGGCGTAACGATGCTTCTGCTGCTCTTTGTACCGCTGCTGGTATGTCTCCTCCAGTTTGCCATCGGCAAGGCGGTAGGCAGGCATTTCGGTGCGAGTATCAGTGCCGGTCAGGCGTTGGGACAGAAGAATACGGTAGTGGGCATCTGGCTCACCCTCACCTTCCTGAATCCTCTTGCTGCCGTAGCACCGGGAGCCTATGTAGTATGGCAGAATCTGGTCAATGGCTGGCAACTTTGGTATAAAGAAAAATATGGCAAGCTTAAGTGGTAA
- a CDS encoding S-ribosylhomocysteine lyase: MNKIPSFTINHNKLLRGIYVSRKDEVGGEVITTFDIRMKVPNQEPCLHNGAIHTIEHLAATYLRNDEEWKDRIIYWGPMGCLTGNYLLIKGDLESKDIVELMKRTFKFIADFEGEIPGQAAKDCGNYLLHDLPMAKYEARKYLDEVLCCIREENLIYPTQD, encoded by the coding sequence ATGAATAAGATTCCAAGTTTTACAATCAATCACAATAAGCTGCTCCGCGGCATCTACGTGAGCCGTAAGGACGAAGTAGGCGGAGAAGTCATCACAACATTCGATATCCGCATGAAGGTGCCTAACCAGGAGCCTTGTCTGCACAACGGTGCCATCCATACCATTGAGCATCTGGCTGCCACCTATCTGCGCAACGACGAGGAGTGGAAGGACCGCATCATCTACTGGGGACCGATGGGATGCCTCACAGGCAACTATCTCCTTATCAAGGGCGACCTGGAGAGCAAGGACATCGTAGAACTGATGAAGCGCACCTTTAAGTTTATCGCCGATTTCGAGGGTGAGATTCCGGGACAGGCGGCAAAGGACTGCGGCAACTACCTGCTCCACGACCTGCCTATGGCGAAATATGAAGCCAGAAAATATCTGGATGAGGTGCTCTGCTGCATCAGGGAAGAAAACCTCATCTACCCTACCCAGGATTAG